In one window of Marispirochaeta aestuarii DNA:
- a CDS encoding glycoside hydrolase family 88 protein: MIQVDSSIVPRDLSSGVDAFFNLAGDKILRLAQTWNPAQGSPVFTVGGRYTSRGWTDWTQGFMFGNALYQFDASGDPQFLDLGRKGTIDHMAPHVSHTGVHDHGFNNVSTYGNLLRLMAEGKIEENPWERRYYELALRLSGAVQASRWTAVEEDLGYIYSFNGPHSLFSDTLRSLRVLALGHLLGQRLKEEQDREVDLLTRLLQHAETTARYNVYFGSGRDIWDLRGRVVHESIFNTRNGSYRCPSTQQGYSPFSTWTRGLAWILCGYAELAEFFSGLSDEYVAKSGIPQLPDRESVVNRCVECAAAVADFYISETPTDGIPYWDTGAPGLAKMPGYRDQAADPFNSHEPVDSSAAAISAQGLLRLGRLLDSSGDSEAGTRYVKTGLTVARSLFRYPYLSKDRDHQGLLLHAVYHRPNGWDHEPDSPGVPRGESCMWGDYHLMELAVYLQRLINDGTYLCFFGIGEGAA, translated from the coding sequence ATGATACAGGTGGACAGCTCGATTGTACCCCGGGATTTATCCTCCGGGGTGGATGCTTTTTTTAACCTCGCCGGGGATAAAATCCTCCGTTTGGCTCAGACCTGGAATCCCGCACAGGGAAGTCCGGTCTTTACCGTGGGCGGGCGTTATACCTCCAGGGGCTGGACGGACTGGACCCAGGGATTTATGTTCGGCAACGCTTTGTACCAGTTTGATGCCTCCGGAGATCCGCAGTTTCTGGATCTGGGCAGGAAGGGGACCATCGACCATATGGCGCCCCATGTAAGCCACACGGGGGTTCATGATCACGGGTTCAATAACGTGAGTACCTACGGCAACCTCCTGCGGCTTATGGCTGAAGGTAAAATAGAGGAGAATCCCTGGGAACGTCGTTATTATGAACTGGCCCTCAGGCTTTCCGGGGCGGTACAGGCTTCACGATGGACGGCTGTCGAAGAGGACCTGGGTTATATCTACTCCTTCAATGGTCCCCACTCCCTTTTTTCCGATACCCTTCGTTCCCTGCGGGTTCTGGCTCTGGGGCATCTGCTGGGGCAGCGGCTGAAAGAGGAGCAGGACAGGGAGGTCGACCTGCTGACCAGGCTTCTTCAGCATGCCGAAACAACCGCCCGATACAATGTCTACTTTGGAAGCGGCCGGGATATATGGGACCTCCGGGGCAGGGTGGTTCATGAATCGATTTTCAACACCCGTAACGGCAGCTATCGCTGTCCTTCGACGCAGCAGGGGTACTCGCCTTTTTCCACCTGGACCCGGGGACTGGCCTGGATACTCTGCGGCTACGCGGAACTGGCGGAGTTCTTTTCCGGACTTTCCGATGAGTATGTAGCGAAAAGCGGGATTCCTCAGCTTCCCGACAGAGAGTCTGTTGTAAACCGATGTGTGGAATGTGCCGCCGCGGTGGCGGATTTCTATATCAGTGAGACTCCCACAGACGGTATCCCCTACTGGGACACAGGCGCTCCGGGACTCGCAAAGATGCCGGGGTATCGAGACCAGGCTGCAGACCCTTTCAATTCCCATGAACCGGTGGACAGTTCCGCAGCAGCGATTTCCGCCCAGGGCCTGCTGCGGCTTGGTCGCCTGCTTGACTCTTCAGGTGATTCCGAAGCAGGAACACGCTATGTAAAAACAGGCCTGACCGTTGCGCGCTCCCTCTTCCGGTATCCCTATCTTTCAAAAGACAGGGATCATCAGGGACTGCTGCTTCACGCTGTATATCACAGGCCGAACGGCTGGGACCACGAGCCGGACAGCCCCGGTGTTCCCCGGGGCGAATCCTGCATGTGGGGGGATTACCACCTGATGGAGCTGGCGGTCTATCTGCAGAGACTGATTAATGACGGAACCTATCTCTGCTTCTTCGGTATTGGCGAAGGCGCAGCGTGA
- a CDS encoding GGDEF domain-containing protein — protein sequence MSFRQNLFLLILLPFTLLTVLQIGGLQQVIKQIRKARESYEVSEIQTVASRIELMLRMMQNAAINLSRPEEIRRALERGDNNTLYDWSSSFSQSFDTIIFSDQDGIVVARAPDEFRFGDSIAELPFFTETPMDECYLGIAEIDGVKSIVVSRLIKKYNDIVLGNVTITIAITRERLASLVRDTNEILLSHKNSEPVSSNEAISPQEHAYRALPFTEEYAPVLSGFRIAFTDYSTYIRLLELQRTMTTSSLLALIITLLVLFLLLQRELRPYSWITHSLMDYAEQRIDLDGTREQLERMPKNNNRDAGRIAGALLRMLEAVQSNLSHIETIAQKDSLTGLANRRSLDSLLAAEIEKALRYRTPLSVILLDIDHFKEVNDSYGHQSGDTVLKRLAALLETNSRSSDLIGRWGGEEFMIISPGSSAEKARVYAEKLRELLEKQEYSVQIQATGSFGIAEYNFGESGSSLIERADRALYRAKSGGRNRVELEPHNQAGKSV from the coding sequence ATGTCTTTTCGACAAAACCTTTTTCTGCTTATTTTACTACCCTTCACCCTTCTCACGGTACTTCAGATTGGCGGTCTGCAGCAGGTTATCAAACAGATCCGAAAGGCCAGGGAAAGCTACGAGGTTTCGGAGATTCAGACCGTCGCCTCAAGAATAGAGCTGATGCTTCGGATGATGCAGAATGCGGCGATCAATCTCTCCCGTCCCGAAGAGATCCGAAGGGCCCTTGAACGGGGAGACAACAACACCCTCTACGACTGGAGTTCCTCCTTCTCCCAGAGCTTTGACACAATCATATTCAGCGATCAGGACGGCATTGTGGTCGCCAGGGCGCCGGATGAGTTCCGCTTCGGAGACTCGATAGCCGAACTCCCCTTTTTTACCGAGACCCCCATGGATGAGTGTTATCTTGGAATAGCGGAAATAGACGGGGTAAAGAGTATTGTCGTTTCCCGGCTTATCAAGAAATACAACGATATCGTGCTGGGTAACGTCACCATTACCATCGCCATAACACGGGAACGACTGGCCTCGCTGGTCCGGGACACCAACGAGATACTGCTCAGTCATAAAAACTCCGAACCCGTCAGCTCGAACGAGGCAATCTCCCCTCAGGAGCATGCATATCGGGCGCTTCCCTTCACGGAAGAATACGCCCCGGTGCTCTCGGGTTTTCGCATAGCCTTCACCGATTACAGTACCTACATACGGCTTCTGGAACTGCAGAGGACCATGACCACCAGCAGCCTGCTTGCACTCATCATAACCCTGCTTGTTCTGTTTCTGCTGCTGCAGCGGGAGCTTCGTCCCTATTCCTGGATCACGCACTCCCTTATGGACTACGCAGAACAGAGAATTGATCTTGATGGGACCCGTGAACAGCTGGAAAGGATGCCGAAAAACAACAACCGCGATGCCGGCAGAATTGCCGGGGCCCTGCTGCGGATGCTCGAGGCGGTCCAATCCAACCTGAGCCATATCGAGACTATCGCCCAGAAGGACTCCCTGACCGGACTTGCGAATCGTCGCAGTCTCGATTCGCTCCTTGCAGCGGAGATTGAAAAGGCCCTCCGTTATCGTACTCCCCTTTCGGTCATCCTTCTTGATATCGACCATTTCAAGGAGGTCAATGACAGCTACGGACACCAGAGCGGAGATACGGTACTCAAACGACTTGCCGCACTCCTTGAAACAAACAGCCGCTCCAGCGATCTGATCGGGCGATGGGGAGGTGAGGAGTTCATGATAATATCTCCCGGATCCTCTGCGGAAAAAGCCAGGGTGTATGCGGAAAAACTGCGGGAACTCCTGGAGAAGCAGGAATATTCCGTACAAATACAGGCAACCGGAAGTTTCGGAATAGCCGAATACAACTTTGGGGAATCAGGTTCAAGCCTGATTGAACGGGCGGACAGGGCCCTCTACCGTGCAAAATCCGGCGGAAGAAACAGGGTAGAGCTTGAGCCGCACAATCAGGCGGGAAAATCGGTATAA
- a CDS encoding phosphate/phosphite/phosphonate ABC transporter substrate-binding protein, whose amino-acid sequence MLLTAACILGLQTLIQAETVKIGVFPSNEPAKLYQVMEYFGDYLSEKTGDDISVIVSHDYTELGLRFREGSIDIAWLNTLTYVRLKSVIPGIRYLATYMERNERTGEIIPYYRSNIVSLKSSGFSSLEDIRDRLFAFTDPSSTSGYAYPNMMLKQRGIDPESYFRKVFYLRQHDRVVEALRHGSIAAGAISDGTLSAAIRRYGDIFTVLAESDPIPLDAIVSTEVFPSVKIKAYRDALLSMPGDHQFLRAMKETLGWNAAGFAVLDNAFYDSVREALKQ is encoded by the coding sequence TTGCTGTTAACAGCAGCATGTATACTGGGGCTCCAGACCCTGATTCAGGCGGAAACAGTTAAAATCGGGGTTTTTCCTTCCAACGAACCGGCAAAACTGTACCAGGTAATGGAATATTTTGGGGACTATCTTTCGGAAAAGACCGGCGACGACATTTCCGTGATCGTCAGTCATGACTATACCGAACTGGGATTACGTTTCCGGGAGGGGTCCATCGATATTGCCTGGCTCAACACCCTTACCTATGTTCGCCTGAAGTCCGTCATACCCGGAATCCGCTACCTGGCAACCTACATGGAACGCAATGAACGGACAGGAGAGATAATTCCCTATTACCGGTCGAATATCGTCAGCCTGAAGTCCTCGGGTTTCTCGTCCCTTGAGGACATCAGGGACCGGCTTTTTGCCTTTACCGACCCCTCTTCCACCTCCGGCTACGCCTACCCCAATATGATGCTGAAACAGAGAGGTATTGATCCGGAAAGCTATTTCAGGAAGGTGTTTTACCTCAGGCAGCATGACAGGGTAGTCGAAGCCCTGCGCCACGGCTCCATCGCGGCGGGGGCCATATCCGACGGTACCCTGTCTGCCGCCATTCGCAGATATGGAGATATCTTTACCGTACTTGCAGAATCGGACCCGATTCCCCTCGATGCGATTGTAAGCACGGAAGTCTTCCCTTCCGTAAAAATCAAGGCATACCGGGACGCCCTGCTTTCCATGCCCGGCGACCATCAATTCCTTCGTGCCATGAAGGAGACTCTCGGATGGAACGCCGCGGGGTTCGCAGTTCTTGACAATGCTTTCTACGACAGTGTCAGGGAGGCCTTGAAGCAATAG